In Nocardioides sp. JQ2195, a genomic segment contains:
- a CDS encoding site-specific integrase — protein MAWIEKRKRGDGGVSARVLWRLGGTRDGARQVETFAAGTDAQNLARADGFKKMVDACGQRWPGGWVKGEGFVRPPGEADPLKAPPRFVDIGEEYVRQIVDLSPGQRKRYLGHIRVLGETRIRGALIFAKPVTAITEADLKEWLIDWDRSLKTKANYHGLIHGVFGYAVKRGYLAANPAIGTAPRMSRVRQSRPELRFLTEKELQRAVELAGAYGDLLTVTVGTGMRFGELGALWVSDVDLERRTIRVNKAWKRNGEDDSTDIPGWLAKLLKPKHTMRDHHLGVPKTAKSRRTITISPAVVAVLRKRIKGRAADDFLFVSNAGYPLHNGDFSTHVWRKLMQALEAEGIGRFRFHDLRHTHVAWLVAGGAPLPHIQARLGHESITTTIDTYGHLLPAGDELISGIIDTALSGDTIRPGGSGSKKKQKKSKKAPGKNKRRTTDDER, from the coding sequence AGTGTCCGCGAGGGTGCTGTGGCGCCTCGGGGGCACTCGGGACGGCGCCCGTCAGGTCGAGACTTTCGCGGCGGGCACCGATGCCCAGAACTTGGCGCGGGCTGACGGCTTCAAGAAGATGGTGGATGCTTGTGGCCAGCGATGGCCCGGGGGCTGGGTGAAGGGCGAGGGCTTCGTCCGCCCGCCCGGAGAGGCCGACCCGCTGAAGGCGCCGCCGCGGTTCGTCGACATCGGCGAGGAGTACGTCCGCCAGATCGTCGATCTCTCGCCCGGCCAGCGGAAGCGGTACCTCGGCCACATCCGGGTGTTGGGGGAGACCCGCATTCGAGGCGCGCTGATCTTCGCCAAGCCGGTCACCGCCATCACCGAGGCGGATCTGAAGGAGTGGTTGATCGACTGGGACCGGTCACTGAAGACCAAGGCGAACTACCACGGCCTGATCCACGGGGTCTTCGGCTACGCCGTCAAGCGCGGCTACCTCGCCGCGAACCCTGCGATCGGGACGGCACCGCGGATGTCGCGCGTGAGGCAGTCCCGCCCGGAGCTGCGCTTCCTCACCGAGAAGGAGCTGCAGCGGGCCGTCGAGCTGGCCGGAGCGTACGGCGACCTGTTGACCGTGACTGTGGGCACCGGCATGCGCTTCGGTGAGCTCGGCGCGCTGTGGGTCTCGGACGTGGACCTGGAACGTCGAACGATCCGGGTCAACAAGGCGTGGAAGCGCAACGGCGAGGACGACAGCACCGACATCCCCGGCTGGCTGGCCAAACTGCTGAAGCCGAAGCACACGATGCGCGACCACCACCTCGGCGTACCGAAGACGGCGAAGTCGCGCCGGACGATCACGATCTCTCCTGCAGTGGTCGCGGTCCTGCGCAAGCGGATCAAGGGCCGGGCGGCCGACGACTTCCTCTTCGTGTCGAACGCGGGCTACCCGCTGCACAACGGCGACTTCAGCACCCACGTGTGGCGCAAGCTGATGCAGGCGCTCGAGGCGGAGGGGATCGGCAGGTTCCGCTTCCACGACCTGCGGCACACCCACGTCGCCTGGCTGGTCGCCGGAGGTGCACCCCTGCCCCACATCCAGGCCCGCCTCGGCCACGAGTCGATCACCACCACGATCGACACCTACGGCCATCTGCTCCCGGCCGGCGACGAACTGATCTCCGGGATCATCGACACCGCGCTGAGCGGCGACACCATCCGGCCCGGTGGCAGCGGCAGCAAGAAGAAGCAGAAGAAGTCCAAGAAGGCGCCCGGCAAGAACAAGAGGCGCACAACGGACGACGAGCGCTGA
- a CDS encoding helix-turn-helix domain-containing protein: protein MNMSPDPQSPGRAVAKPPRERSLLTTAEAAAYLNVPDRWVADAVRQRKVRCTRIGKHVRFRPEHLEELIEAGEQPVTAPAQPLVVAPQPRRNGSRSKL from the coding sequence ATGAACATGTCACCGGACCCGCAGTCGCCGGGACGCGCCGTCGCCAAGCCTCCGCGGGAGCGATCGCTCCTCACGACCGCCGAAGCAGCCGCCTATCTGAACGTCCCGGACCGGTGGGTCGCGGACGCCGTACGGCAGCGGAAGGTCCGGTGCACCCGGATCGGCAAGCACGTCCGCTTCCGGCCCGAGCACCTCGAGGAACTCATCGAGGCCGGCGAGCAGCCCGTGACCGCCCCCGCACAACCCCTCGTGGTCGCGCCGCAGCCGCGCCGAAACGGCAGCCGATCGAAGCTGTGA
- a CDS encoding helix-turn-helix domain-containing protein has product MQPLHPIEVPTDWNDHALLTFEEFCILIRTPQRTVRDWRRRGVGPRFSRLNGAGRLYITVAEVRCWLRLSR; this is encoded by the coding sequence ATGCAGCCACTGCACCCCATCGAGGTCCCGACCGACTGGAACGACCATGCACTCCTCACCTTCGAGGAGTTCTGCATCCTCATCCGCACGCCGCAGCGCACCGTCCGGGACTGGCGCCGCCGTGGCGTCGGCCCCCGCTTTTCCCGACTCAACGGCGCCGGGCGGCTCTATATAACCGTGGCGGAGGTCCGCTGCTGGCTGAGGCTCTCGCGATGA
- a CDS encoding Abi family protein — protein sequence MVKPSRARGSGTYGKPALTLVDLVDRLADRGLDIPDRERATRYLRHLGYFRLSPYTIPFQLAGTDHQFRADVAFDDVLDLYVFDRALRLLVLDALERIEVAIRSALTDHMSLTYGDTHWYVDPQHFRDQWKRRRFLDDIAKACDDQLARAAEDQGDNLVFRSALEHYLTTYGSPRLPPSWLMVEMLTVGSLDHLVRNLGLRADKTAIARTVGLNAVLLESWLRTYVRVRNICAHHGRLWNVGLGVYPALPTSRAISWLDDPSVITGRRAKQLYPVLVSLQSVLNTISPNSSWAQRLSDLLAAHPHLPLRGIGAPEDWRQDPFWAAHIEAI from the coding sequence ATGGTGAAGCCTTCCCGTGCCCGCGGCTCCGGCACGTACGGCAAGCCTGCTCTGACGCTGGTCGACCTGGTTGATCGGCTGGCTGATCGCGGTCTCGACATCCCCGATCGCGAACGGGCGACCCGGTACCTGAGGCACCTCGGCTACTTCCGTTTGTCGCCGTACACGATTCCCTTCCAGCTGGCAGGCACCGATCACCAGTTCCGTGCCGACGTGGCATTCGACGACGTGCTCGACCTCTATGTCTTCGACCGCGCTCTTCGGCTGCTGGTTCTCGACGCGCTTGAGCGGATCGAGGTCGCGATCCGCAGCGCGCTGACCGATCACATGTCGCTCACGTATGGCGACACACACTGGTATGTCGATCCCCAGCACTTCCGCGACCAGTGGAAGCGCCGCCGATTCCTCGATGACATCGCGAAGGCATGTGATGACCAGTTGGCCCGGGCGGCAGAGGACCAGGGCGACAATCTGGTCTTCCGCTCCGCCCTCGAGCACTATCTGACCACCTACGGTTCGCCGAGGTTGCCGCCGTCTTGGTTGATGGTGGAGATGTTGACAGTCGGTTCGTTGGATCATCTCGTCCGCAACTTGGGTCTGCGAGCCGACAAGACCGCGATAGCGCGGACCGTCGGCCTCAACGCGGTGCTCTTGGAGTCTTGGCTTCGCACCTACGTTCGGGTGCGAAACATCTGCGCTCACCACGGTCGCTTGTGGAACGTGGGTCTCGGTGTGTATCCGGCACTTCCCACGTCGCGGGCGATTTCCTGGCTCGACGACCCTTCAGTCATCACCGGACGTCGCGCAAAGCAGCTCTACCCCGTGCTCGTGTCGCTGCAGTCGGTGCTCAATACGATCTCGCCCAACAGTTCGTGGGCGCAGCGGCTCAGTGACCTCTTGGCAGCGCACCCTCACCTGCCACTGCGCGGGATCGGGGCGCCCGAGGACTGGCGACAGGATCCGTTCTGGGCTGCCCACATAGAGGCGATCTGA
- the mobF gene encoding MobF family relaxase has translation MHGGIKFYRGNPAGARSYLEADHSRADDYYLAEGSGIAARYTATVDRRGVSVEQRADLDAPTYERWVNGYDVDTSHAKGRISNHENALRFVEVVVNGPKTWSIAASLHPEISAAYDAAQDRAADEIIGWLAEHSTTRVGPKGRQVQVPVERGLEAAVVRHYTSRTGDPHRHLHLQINAKVFAVGQWRALHSVGARDSIEAINGIGHAAVMCDPGFRAALAAHGYTLDDAGEVHQLKPYVGRFSQRSAQISRNVGQYEAEWRSEHPGQDPGPQLRRTWDRRAWADARPDKIVPTDGAELVDRWHEELHELGFRNPTAPEALSRTTIGSIRRDVAVDLILSRLGSMRSAWNAADIRGEAEKIITTVGIVAERAVRVELAEDLTDRAVAACRPILKRVDAPEHVRTLTSDRVLAVESDLNDGLAHRAELPVGPDNRVRGLEQLDTAQQEVVRALAGQAGLLVIEGAAGAGKTTTLGAAQEALEARDRRLVVVTPTLKAAQAAQQQVGTDAFSAAWLIHQHGYRWDEDGHWSQLEIARHEINPSARLLPGDVLLIDEAGMLDQDTARALFAVADRAGATIALLGDRHQLPAVGRGGVLDLAARWVRPEAHLELESVHRFTDPAYADLSLLMRIGERPGDVFDALVDSGRVVIHASEVERTAALASIGAAGDQLVIADTREQVASLNAVIRDRRTGPGERTGEPVTRRGERIGLGDRIATRRNDRDLGVANRDTWVVAGTGDDGSLLVVGRAGQRELPAAYVDESVELAFATTAYGAQGDTVDEAHLVIGETTGAATAYVGMTRGRDGNTAHLVAESVDDARRQWVDVFSRDRADLGPSHAAKVAEQDIDRYGPQASRLPASRQAAMLQTGVRRPPERLPGTPAPANRGIGR, from the coding sequence ATGCACGGTGGCATCAAGTTCTATCGCGGCAACCCAGCCGGCGCACGCTCCTACCTCGAGGCCGACCACTCGCGAGCCGACGACTACTACCTTGCCGAGGGATCCGGCATCGCCGCCCGCTACACAGCAACCGTTGATCGCCGCGGGGTCAGCGTCGAGCAGCGTGCCGACCTCGACGCCCCGACGTACGAGCGATGGGTCAACGGCTACGACGTCGACACCAGTCATGCCAAAGGCAGGATCAGCAACCACGAGAACGCATTGCGATTCGTTGAGGTCGTCGTTAACGGGCCGAAGACCTGGTCCATCGCCGCGTCACTGCACCCCGAGATCAGCGCGGCCTACGACGCTGCGCAAGACCGAGCCGCCGACGAGATCATCGGCTGGCTTGCCGAGCACTCCACAACGCGGGTCGGTCCCAAGGGGCGACAAGTCCAGGTGCCAGTCGAGCGCGGACTCGAGGCCGCAGTCGTGCGGCACTACACGTCGCGGACAGGCGACCCGCACCGTCACCTCCACCTGCAGATCAACGCCAAGGTGTTCGCCGTCGGACAGTGGCGCGCTCTTCACTCCGTGGGCGCCCGCGACAGCATCGAGGCGATCAACGGCATCGGCCATGCCGCAGTCATGTGCGACCCCGGGTTCCGCGCGGCTCTCGCCGCGCACGGTTACACGCTGGACGACGCCGGTGAGGTGCACCAGCTGAAGCCGTACGTCGGTCGCTTCAGCCAGCGCTCCGCACAGATCAGCCGCAACGTCGGCCAGTACGAAGCAGAGTGGAGAAGCGAGCACCCCGGCCAGGATCCGGGACCACAGCTTCGACGCACCTGGGATCGACGAGCCTGGGCGGATGCGCGACCCGATAAAATCGTGCCAACGGACGGCGCCGAGCTCGTGGACCGGTGGCACGAAGAGCTGCACGAGCTCGGCTTCCGAAACCCGACCGCCCCCGAGGCCCTCAGCCGCACGACGATCGGCTCAATCCGCCGTGACGTTGCCGTCGATCTGATCCTCAGTCGGCTCGGCTCCATGCGCTCGGCATGGAACGCGGCCGATATCCGAGGTGAGGCGGAGAAGATCATCACCACCGTCGGAATTGTCGCCGAGCGGGCGGTGCGAGTCGAACTGGCAGAAGACCTGACCGATCGAGCAGTTGCGGCATGCCGGCCGATTCTCAAACGCGTCGACGCACCGGAGCACGTTCGCACCCTCACTTCAGACCGGGTTCTCGCGGTCGAGTCGGATCTCAACGATGGACTCGCCCACCGAGCCGAGCTGCCGGTCGGACCTGACAATCGGGTCCGAGGCCTCGAGCAGCTCGACACCGCGCAACAGGAGGTCGTGCGAGCGCTCGCCGGCCAGGCGGGCCTGCTCGTCATCGAGGGTGCAGCGGGCGCGGGCAAGACCACGACACTCGGCGCCGCACAAGAAGCCCTCGAGGCACGCGACCGACGACTGGTAGTCGTGACCCCGACCCTCAAGGCGGCCCAAGCCGCTCAGCAGCAAGTCGGCACGGACGCCTTCTCGGCCGCATGGCTCATCCACCAGCACGGGTACCGCTGGGACGAGGACGGCCACTGGTCCCAACTCGAGATCGCCCGGCACGAGATCAACCCATCGGCGCGACTGCTGCCCGGCGACGTCCTGCTGATCGACGAAGCCGGGATGCTCGACCAGGACACAGCCCGCGCCCTCTTCGCCGTCGCCGACCGCGCCGGCGCGACCATCGCCCTGCTCGGTGACCGCCATCAGCTCCCTGCGGTCGGGCGCGGCGGCGTGCTCGACCTTGCAGCTCGCTGGGTGCGGCCTGAAGCACACCTCGAGCTCGAGTCGGTGCACCGCTTCACTGATCCGGCGTACGCCGACCTCAGCCTGCTCATGCGCATTGGTGAGCGACCAGGTGACGTCTTTGATGCACTCGTCGACTCCGGCAGGGTCGTCATCCACGCGTCCGAGGTCGAGCGCACCGCGGCTTTGGCGTCCATCGGTGCGGCGGGCGATCAACTTGTCATCGCAGACACACGCGAACAGGTCGCCTCGCTCAACGCCGTCATCCGCGACCGGCGTACCGGCCCTGGTGAGCGAACTGGTGAGCCCGTCACCCGTCGTGGTGAGCGGATCGGCCTCGGAGACCGCATCGCCACTCGCCGCAACGACCGCGACCTCGGGGTCGCCAACCGCGACACCTGGGTTGTCGCTGGGACCGGAGACGACGGGTCGTTGCTGGTCGTCGGCCGCGCCGGTCAGCGCGAGTTGCCCGCTGCCTATGTCGACGAGAGTGTCGAGCTTGCTTTCGCCACGACTGCCTACGGCGCCCAAGGGGACACTGTCGATGAAGCGCACCTGGTCATCGGCGAGACCACCGGTGCCGCGACGGCGTACGTCGGCATGACACGCGGCCGTGACGGCAACACCGCGCACCTCGTCGCCGAGTCCGTCGACGACGCCCGACGTCAGTGGGTCGACGTGTTCAGCCGAGACCGTGCGGACCTCGGCCCGTCACACGCGGCCAAGGTCGCCGAGCAGGACATCGATCGCTACGGCCCACAAGCATCGAGGCTCCCCGCCAGCCGCCAGGCCGCGATGCTCCAGACCGGCGTACGCCGACCGCCCGAACGCTTGCCGGGAACGCCCGCTCCGGCCAACCGAGGGATCGGCCGCTGA
- a CDS encoding helix-turn-helix transcriptional regulator, giving the protein MAGTPSAAQVAAWRSNVPAEGDPQLTEVIVHVVAVVPSPGLGIEIANAWQREGWSTDWLAEESGIGRRTIINLEGALKTPQIHTLYAAAVALDVPLADLVALL; this is encoded by the coding sequence ATGGCCGGCACTCCGAGCGCAGCGCAGGTCGCGGCGTGGCGATCGAATGTCCCGGCTGAAGGTGACCCACAACTGACCGAGGTCATCGTCCATGTCGTCGCGGTTGTGCCCAGTCCAGGGCTTGGCATCGAGATTGCGAACGCCTGGCAACGGGAGGGCTGGAGCACCGACTGGCTCGCGGAGGAATCCGGCATCGGTCGGCGCACGATCATCAACCTCGAGGGCGCTCTCAAGACGCCCCAGATCCACACGCTTTACGCGGCCGCGGTAGCCCTCGACGTACCGCTAGCTGACCTCGTCGCCCTTCTCTGA
- a CDS encoding DUF262 domain-containing protein — MTMKIELLHVRVRDLVEDYEDNDELGVRAYGGRLDVRPPYQREFVYKDKQRDAVIETLRRDFPLNVIYWAVLGEVDEDGVEFEIIDGQQRTISICQYVEGDFSIEVDGHQLAFHNLQNDQQEQILDYELMVYLCQGTDSEKLDWFKTINIAGEELTDQELRNAVYHGPWVSSAKKYFSKNGCPAYAIASDYMTGSPIRQDYLETVIEWINSGKVDEYMRDHQHDADAKNLWTYFQGVITWVETTFPKKRSQMKTVKWGQLHAKYKDSDHDPTKLEARVASLMGDIDVKNKRGIYEYLLAGEQDIKLLDVRVFDERTKLASYEQQTAQAEEDETSNCPMCSSGSNANSSRIYELGEMDADHVTAWSKGGASDIANCEMLCVPHNRSKGNR, encoded by the coding sequence ATGACGATGAAGATCGAGCTCTTGCATGTCCGGGTCCGAGACCTGGTCGAGGACTACGAGGACAACGACGAGCTCGGCGTGCGCGCATACGGCGGCCGCCTGGACGTGCGCCCGCCCTACCAGCGCGAGTTCGTCTATAAGGACAAACAGCGCGATGCCGTCATCGAAACCTTGCGCCGCGACTTCCCCTTGAACGTCATTTACTGGGCTGTGCTCGGCGAGGTGGACGAGGACGGGGTGGAGTTTGAGATCATCGACGGCCAGCAGCGCACCATCTCCATCTGCCAGTACGTCGAGGGCGACTTCTCCATCGAGGTCGACGGCCACCAGTTGGCCTTCCACAACCTGCAGAACGACCAACAGGAGCAGATCCTGGACTACGAGCTGATGGTCTATTTGTGCCAGGGCACCGACTCGGAGAAGCTCGACTGGTTCAAGACCATCAACATCGCCGGTGAGGAGCTCACCGACCAGGAGTTACGCAATGCCGTTTACCACGGTCCGTGGGTGTCCTCGGCTAAGAAGTACTTCTCCAAGAACGGCTGCCCGGCCTACGCGATCGCCTCCGACTACATGACCGGCTCGCCCATCCGCCAGGACTACCTCGAGACTGTCATTGAGTGGATCAACTCTGGCAAGGTCGACGAGTACATGCGGGACCACCAGCACGACGCAGACGCCAAGAATCTGTGGACTTACTTCCAGGGCGTCATCACCTGGGTCGAGACCACCTTCCCGAAGAAGCGCTCCCAGATGAAGACCGTCAAGTGGGGGCAGCTGCACGCCAAGTACAAAGATTCCGACCACGACCCTACGAAGCTCGAGGCGCGTGTGGCGAGCTTGATGGGTGACATCGACGTGAAGAACAAGCGAGGTATCTATGAGTACCTGCTTGCCGGGGAGCAGGACATCAAACTGCTCGACGTCCGGGTCTTTGATGAGAGGACGAAGCTCGCATCGTACGAGCAGCAGACAGCGCAGGCGGAGGAGGACGAGACCTCGAACTGCCCGATGTGCTCCAGCGGTAGCAACGCCAACTCATCTCGCATTTACGAACTCGGTGAGATGGACGCCGACCACGTGACCGCTTGGAGTAAGGGTGGTGCGTCGGACATCGCCAACTGCGAGATGCTCTGTGTGCCCCACAATCGATCCAAGGGCAACAGGTAG